One window from the genome of Kluyveromyces marxianus DMKU3-1042 DNA, complete genome, chromosome 3 encodes:
- the DFM1 gene encoding Dfm1p — protein sequence MRNELIQFVGQIPPVTRCICLIMVLICLVQRLSILPRYFTDFQWSLYGVAFKLQIWRLFTCFLILPPNDAMKACFDLYTVYTRSLHLELVHFNRSIDYLFYICFNFALILVLAEICHIEYGIFTNAFIGSMLYTWTLDNSNVKVMFYGLFPILGKYLSLVHLFMSFLFDDTRGYTRFSITVIGFCAGYVYSCLDTRTYGPLYGYLRGKGPEYGVRGSGRFRAPTWFARLILGLGRLVGLSRRKLPVTAGATAGTRVSGASHGRAGGRGAKTTFVGKGHRLGTKAD from the coding sequence ATGCGCAACGAACTCATCCAATTTGTGGGCCAGATCCCGCCCGTGACCCGCTGTATATGTCTTATCATGGTCCTGATATGCCTCGTGCAGCGGTTGTCCATCCTCCCTCGCTACTTCACCGACTTCCAATGGTCCCTCTACGGCGTTGCCTTTAAACTGCAAATTTGGCGACTGTTCACGTGCTTTCTAATTCTACCACCAAATGACGCCATGAAGGCATGTTTCGACCTTTACACTGTGTACACGAGATCTTTACACTTGGAACTGGTCCATTTTAATCGCTCTATCGATTATCTTTTCTACATCTGTTTCAACTTCGCGCTCATCCTAGTGCTCGCAGAGATATGCCATATCGAGTACGGCATCTTCACTAACGCCTTTATCGGATCGATGCTCTACACCTGGACCTTGGATAACAGCAACGTCAAGGTGATGTTCTACGGCCTATTCCCAATACTTGGCAAGTATTTGTCACTTGTGCACTTGTTTATgtcgtttttgtttgacGACACGCGTGGTTACACGCGCTTTTCAATCACGGTAATTGGATTCTGCGCCGGGTACGTGTACTCGTGTTTGGATACCAGGACGTACGGTCCCTTGTACGGGTACTTGCGCGGCAAGGGCCCCGAGTACGGTGTACGGGGCAGCGGCCGCTTCCGTGCGCCAACATGGTTTGCGCGCCTGATTCTGGGACTAGGGCGGTTAGTTGGCCTCTCTCGGCGGAAACTGCCTGTTACGGCAGGCGCTACTGCTGGTACTAGGGTCTCCGGTGCATCTCACGGCAGAGCCGGCGGCAGAGGCGCCAAGACCACATTCGTCGGGAAGGGCCACCGTTTGGGCACGAAAGCAGACTGA